A single Agromyces sp. CF514 DNA region contains:
- a CDS encoding vitamin K epoxide reductase family protein, whose protein sequence is MSDARARPKPIALAVSLVVLGAFGLLAAWELSVEKVLVLMDPSHVPNCNVGVLVGCSTNLASWQGSVFGFPNPFVGMMAWPVVITIGMALLAGATFSRWFWIAFNVGVAGALVFVGWLIYQSIYVLDVLCPWCMLTWAVTIPTFWLVTLHNLRSGNLPASVRVRRLAGAWYGWIPVITVVCYAVVILLAQAQMNAIPRVLIDLQNAWR, encoded by the coding sequence ATGTCGGATGCCCGCGCTCGCCCGAAGCCCATCGCCCTCGCCGTCAGCCTCGTCGTGCTCGGCGCTTTCGGACTCCTCGCGGCGTGGGAGCTCTCGGTCGAGAAGGTGCTCGTGCTGATGGATCCGTCGCACGTCCCGAACTGCAATGTCGGCGTGCTCGTCGGCTGCAGCACGAACCTCGCGTCGTGGCAGGGCTCGGTGTTCGGCTTCCCGAATCCCTTCGTCGGCATGATGGCCTGGCCCGTGGTGATCACGATCGGCATGGCCCTGCTCGCGGGCGCGACGTTCTCCCGTTGGTTCTGGATCGCCTTCAACGTCGGCGTCGCGGGCGCACTCGTCTTCGTGGGCTGGCTGATCTACCAGAGCATCTACGTGCTCGACGTGCTGTGCCCGTGGTGCATGCTCACGTGGGCCGTCACGATCCCGACCTTCTGGCTCGTGACGCTGCACAACCTGAGGTCGGGCAACCTGCCCGCCTCGGTACGGGTACGCCGCCTCGCCGGCGCCTGGTACGGCTGGATCCCGGTCATCACGGTCGTCTGCTACGCCGTCGTGATCCTGCTCGCGCAGGCGCAGATGAACGCGATCCCGCGGGTGCTGATCGACCTCCAGAACGCCTGGCGCTGA
- a CDS encoding ribonuclease E/G, whose translation MVEGNEHQNRPDPKATPKRRGGLFGGRRGRGRAAQQEPEATVPDAVEAAPATETPAEVVDVPAPVSAAAHHAGRHVAVTGAGADVGGPAADDVDAESAEIQAEAAASPIPANLSTTSLIFHAPPVLVQPDRPERGERSDRGDFPGTDSDDEGSSVRRRTRRRSGEEARSTGDQPANTVVKVRTPREPELITEPQRVKGSTRLEAKKQRRRDGRDAGRRRTIITESEFLARRESVDRSMIVREKSGRIQIGVLEDGVLVEHYVARNQDASLIGNVYLGRVQNVLPSMEAAFVDIGRGRNAVLYSGEVDWDAAAENGEKNQPRRIELALKPGDRVLVQVTKDPVGHKGARLTSQISLPGRYLVYVPNGSMNGISRKLPDTERARLKKILKEVLPENQGVIVRTAAEGATEEQLTLDVNRLLAQWADISAQLEKAQAPALLHSEPDLLIKIVRDVFNEDFQKMIIEGDEARGTIERYLRAVAPDLLERVEAYEGDRDSFDSFRISEQIEKALDRKVWLPSGGSLVIDRTEAMTVVDVNTGKFVGSGGNLEETVTKNNLEAAEEIVRQLRLRDIGGIIVVDFIDMVLESNRDLVLRRLIECLSRDRTKHQVAEVTSLGLVQMTRKKLGLGLLETFSEPCEVCAGRGIVVHHEPVFKHRSAPQQPQSDRRRGGRAPQGSGTGGATGGNGGGGSTGGGSQHAHPTEPKAHTGTHAITEDVKHALAQIAASTIPHTEHREGDAPATESTPVAAPAVEARSDDEAAAPRQGRRRGRGRRASREQAGAAASESGADSPSAASAEPREQAVSDAAPTDQAPAAQSAPAVEASAADASPSAAEPTPAVAAIFDLPVVSAPRTRPEPAAGTAELLDSVLDALPAPKKAGEGRSRSRRVSTAALSPAGGAPVITRADGSPADSGEQSDSE comes from the coding sequence ATGGTGGAAGGCAACGAGCACCAGAACCGACCCGACCCGAAGGCCACGCCCAAGCGGCGCGGCGGCCTCTTCGGCGGACGCCGCGGCCGCGGCCGCGCGGCCCAGCAGGAGCCCGAGGCGACCGTCCCCGACGCCGTCGAGGCCGCACCTGCGACCGAGACGCCCGCAGAGGTCGTCGACGTGCCCGCACCCGTGTCGGCTGCAGCGCACCATGCCGGCCGCCACGTCGCGGTGACCGGGGCGGGCGCCGACGTCGGCGGCCCCGCCGCAGACGACGTCGATGCGGAATCCGCGGAGATCCAGGCCGAGGCCGCAGCCTCGCCGATCCCGGCGAACCTCTCGACCACGTCGCTGATCTTCCACGCACCGCCGGTGCTCGTGCAGCCCGATCGTCCCGAGCGCGGTGAGCGTTCCGACCGCGGCGACTTCCCGGGCACCGACAGCGACGACGAGGGTTCGAGCGTACGTCGCCGCACTCGGCGCCGCAGCGGCGAGGAGGCCCGGTCGACGGGCGACCAGCCCGCGAACACCGTCGTCAAGGTGCGCACGCCCCGCGAACCCGAGCTCATCACCGAGCCGCAGCGCGTCAAGGGCTCGACCCGCCTCGAGGCGAAGAAGCAGCGCCGCCGCGACGGCCGCGATGCCGGTCGTCGCCGCACGATCATCACCGAGTCCGAGTTCCTCGCCCGTCGCGAGTCGGTCGATCGCTCGATGATCGTCCGCGAGAAGAGCGGGCGCATCCAGATCGGCGTGCTCGAAGACGGTGTGCTCGTCGAGCACTACGTCGCCCGCAATCAGGACGCATCGCTCATCGGCAACGTCTACCTCGGCCGCGTGCAGAACGTGCTGCCGAGCATGGAGGCAGCCTTCGTCGACATCGGCCGCGGCCGCAACGCCGTGCTCTACTCCGGAGAGGTCGACTGGGACGCGGCAGCCGAGAACGGCGAGAAGAACCAGCCGCGCCGCATCGAGCTCGCGCTGAAGCCCGGCGACCGCGTGCTCGTGCAGGTCACGAAGGACCCGGTCGGGCACAAGGGCGCGCGCCTGACGAGCCAGATCTCCCTGCCGGGCCGATACCTCGTGTACGTGCCGAACGGCTCGATGAACGGCATCAGCCGCAAGCTCCCCGACACCGAGCGCGCCCGCCTGAAGAAGATCCTCAAGGAGGTGCTGCCCGAGAACCAGGGCGTGATCGTGCGCACCGCCGCCGAGGGCGCCACCGAGGAGCAGCTGACGCTCGACGTCAACCGCCTGCTCGCGCAGTGGGCCGACATCTCTGCCCAGCTCGAGAAGGCGCAGGCGCCCGCGCTGCTGCACTCCGAGCCCGACCTGCTCATCAAGATCGTCCGCGACGTCTTCAACGAGGACTTCCAGAAGATGATCATCGAGGGCGACGAGGCGCGCGGCACCATCGAGCGCTACCTCCGGGCCGTGGCTCCCGACCTCCTCGAGCGCGTCGAGGCCTACGAGGGCGATCGCGACTCGTTCGACTCCTTCCGCATCAGCGAGCAGATCGAGAAGGCGCTCGACCGCAAGGTCTGGCTGCCCTCGGGCGGCTCCCTCGTGATCGACCGCACCGAGGCCATGACCGTGGTCGACGTCAACACGGGCAAGTTCGTCGGCTCCGGCGGCAACCTCGAGGAGACCGTCACGAAGAACAACCTCGAGGCAGCCGAAGAGATCGTGCGCCAGCTGCGTCTGCGCGACATCGGCGGCATCATCGTGGTCGACTTCATCGACATGGTGCTCGAGTCCAATCGCGACCTCGTGCTCCGCCGACTCATCGAGTGCCTGTCGCGCGACCGCACGAAGCACCAGGTGGCCGAGGTCACCTCGCTCGGCCTCGTGCAGATGACGCGCAAGAAGCTCGGCCTCGGCCTGCTCGAGACCTTCAGCGAGCCGTGCGAGGTCTGCGCGGGTCGCGGCATCGTGGTGCACCACGAGCCGGTCTTCAAGCACCGCAGTGCACCGCAGCAGCCGCAGTCCGACCGCCGTCGCGGCGGCCGTGCACCTCAGGGCTCCGGCACCGGCGGCGCCACCGGCGGCAACGGCGGCGGTGGCAGCACCGGCGGCGGTTCGCAGCATGCGCACCCGACCGAGCCGAAGGCCCACACCGGCACGCACGCCATCACCGAAGACGTGAAGCACGCGCTCGCGCAGATCGCCGCATCGACGATCCCGCACACCGAGCACCGCGAGGGCGACGCGCCGGCCACGGAGTCCACGCCCGTCGCGGCACCCGCCGTCGAGGCCAGGTCCGATGACGAGGCGGCTGCACCCCGGCAGGGTCGACGCCGCGGGCGCGGGCGTCGTGCATCGCGCGAGCAGGCCGGCGCCGCGGCATCCGAGTCCGGTGCCGACTCGCCGTCGGCGGCCTCGGCCGAACCGCGTGAGCAGGCCGTGTCGGATGCCGCGCCGACCGATCAGGCTCCTGCCGCGCAGTCCGCACCGGCCGTCGAGGCCTCGGCCGCCGATGCGAGTCCTTCGGCCGCCGAGCCGACGCCCGCGGTCGCCGCGATCTTCGATCTGCCCGTGGTGTCCGCGCCGCGCACCCGCCCCGAACCGGCGGCCGGCACCGCCGAGCTGCTCGACTCGGTGCTCGACGCCCTGCCCGCTCCGAAGAAGGCCGGCGAAGGCCGTTCGCGCAGCCGCCGCGTCTCGACGGCCGCGCTGTCGCCCGCGGGCGGAGCCCCCGTCATCACGCGCGCCGATGGGTCGCCCGCCGATTCCGGCGAGCAGTCCGACTCCGAGTAG
- a CDS encoding DUF4031 domain-containing protein — protein MTVLIDTPLWPKHGTVWAHLVSDESIAELKAFADAAGLPPRGFDLDHYDVPVERYDALVAAGAVPVPPRELVRRLAASGLRVLPRDRRIRRERDRAGTD, from the coding sequence ATGACCGTACTCATCGACACGCCGCTCTGGCCGAAGCACGGCACGGTGTGGGCGCACCTCGTGAGCGACGAGTCGATCGCCGAGCTCAAGGCCTTCGCCGACGCGGCAGGCCTGCCCCCCAGGGGCTTCGACCTCGACCACTACGACGTCCCGGTCGAACGGTACGACGCGCTCGTCGCAGCCGGTGCGGTGCCCGTGCCCCCGCGCGAACTCGTGCGACGGCTGGCCGCGAGCGGCCTGCGCGTGCTCCCCCGTGACCGCCGGATCCGTCGGGAGCGCGATCGGGCCGGCACCGACTGA
- the rplU gene encoding 50S ribosomal protein L21, whose protein sequence is MVYAVVRAGGRQEKVEVGTIVTMDRIKADKDGNVQLAAVLLVDGENITSDAKSLAKVTVTAEVLNDLRGPKIVIQKFKNKTGYKKRQGHRQELTRVKVTGIK, encoded by the coding sequence GTGGTTTACGCAGTAGTGCGCGCCGGCGGTCGGCAGGAGAAGGTCGAAGTCGGCACCATCGTCACGATGGACCGCATCAAGGCAGACAAGGACGGCAACGTCCAGCTCGCCGCGGTCCTCCTCGTCGACGGCGAGAACATCACCTCCGACGCCAAGTCGCTTGCAAAGGTCACGGTCACGGCCGAGGTCCTCAACGACCTCCGCGGCCCCAAGATCGTGATCCAGAAGTTCAAGAACAAGACCGGCTACAAGAAGCGCCAGGGCCACCGTCAGGAGCTCACGCGCGTCAAGGTCACCGGCATCAAGTAA
- the rpmA gene encoding 50S ribosomal protein L27 — MAHKKGASSTRNGRDSNAQRLGVKRFGGQVVSAGEILVRQRGTHFHPGAGVGRGGDDTLFALEAGSVQFGTKGGRKVVNIVAAGE; from the coding sequence ATGGCACACAAAAAGGGAGCGAGCTCCACTCGCAACGGTCGTGACTCGAACGCACAGCGCCTCGGCGTGAAGCGCTTCGGCGGCCAGGTCGTCAGCGCAGGCGAGATCCTCGTCCGCCAGCGCGGCACCCACTTCCACCCCGGTGCGGGTGTCGGTCGCGGTGGCGACGACACGCTGTTCGCACTCGAGGCCGGCTCGGTGCAGTTCGGCACCAAGGGCGGCCGCAAGGTGGTCAACATCGTGGCGGCCGGCGAATAG
- the obgE gene encoding GTPase ObgE, translating to MVSFVDEVTLFLRAGHGGNGCVSVRREKFKPLAGPDGGNGGNGGDIVLVADPQVTTLLAYHGRPHRSSGNGQPGMGDNRSGALGEPLELPVPVGTVVKDADGVELADLTEPGTRFVAAAGGQGGLGNAALSSTKRKAPGFALLGTLGTETEIRLELKSIADVALVGYPSAGKSSLIAAMSAARPKIADYPFTTLHPNLGVVEAGDHRFTVADVPGLIEGASDGKGLGLEFLRHVERCSALLHVIDCATLEPGRDPISDLDVILGELAAYPVPEGQTPLLERPQLVALNKVDVPEARDLAEMVKPEFEARGFTVFEISTVSHEGLRQLGFALGALVEEERKAAASVVEAPRIVMRPKAVNEVDYVVKAEGGSYGTIYRVVGGKPERWVQQTDFANDEAVGFLADRLARLGVEDALVRAGAVAGSTVVIGPGQGVVFDWEPTLTSTAELITAPRGTDLRLDENRRATRAERRSDYHDRMDAKAEARAELDREREAGLWADDEPVDAPAPSSSTSAEAEDDR from the coding sequence ATGGTCAGCTTCGTCGATGAGGTGACGCTGTTCCTGCGCGCCGGACACGGTGGCAACGGATGCGTCTCGGTCCGCCGAGAGAAGTTCAAGCCCCTCGCGGGGCCCGACGGCGGCAACGGCGGCAACGGCGGCGACATCGTGCTCGTGGCAGACCCCCAGGTCACCACGCTGCTGGCCTACCACGGGCGGCCCCACCGGTCGAGCGGCAACGGTCAGCCCGGCATGGGCGACAACCGCTCGGGCGCGCTCGGCGAGCCCCTCGAACTGCCCGTCCCGGTCGGCACCGTCGTGAAGGACGCCGACGGCGTCGAGCTCGCCGACCTGACCGAGCCCGGAACGCGCTTCGTCGCGGCCGCAGGCGGACAGGGCGGTCTCGGCAACGCGGCCCTCTCGTCGACGAAGCGCAAGGCCCCGGGCTTCGCGCTGCTCGGCACGCTCGGCACCGAGACGGAGATCCGGCTCGAGCTCAAGTCCATCGCGGATGTCGCACTCGTCGGCTACCCGTCGGCCGGCAAGTCCAGCCTGATCGCCGCCATGTCCGCCGCTCGGCCGAAGATCGCCGACTACCCGTTCACGACGCTGCACCCGAACCTCGGCGTGGTCGAGGCCGGCGATCACCGCTTCACCGTCGCCGACGTGCCCGGCCTCATCGAGGGAGCGAGCGACGGCAAGGGACTCGGACTCGAGTTCCTGCGCCACGTCGAACGCTGCTCCGCGCTGCTGCACGTCATCGACTGCGCCACGCTCGAGCCGGGCCGCGACCCGATCAGCGACCTCGACGTCATCCTCGGCGAACTCGCCGCCTACCCGGTGCCCGAAGGGCAGACCCCGCTCCTCGAGCGCCCGCAGCTCGTGGCGCTCAACAAGGTCGACGTGCCCGAGGCGCGCGACCTCGCCGAGATGGTCAAGCCCGAGTTCGAGGCGCGCGGCTTCACGGTGTTCGAGATCTCGACGGTGAGCCACGAAGGCCTCCGCCAGCTCGGGTTCGCGCTCGGCGCGCTCGTCGAAGAGGAGCGCAAGGCTGCGGCATCCGTGGTCGAGGCCCCGCGCATCGTGATGCGCCCGAAGGCCGTCAACGAGGTCGACTACGTCGTCAAGGCCGAGGGCGGCAGCTACGGCACCATCTACCGGGTGGTCGGCGGCAAGCCCGAACGCTGGGTGCAGCAGACCGACTTCGCCAACGACGAGGCCGTCGGCTTCCTCGCCGACCGCCTCGCACGACTCGGTGTCGAAGACGCACTCGTGCGCGCGGGCGCCGTCGCCGGATCCACGGTCGTCATCGGGCCGGGCCAGGGCGTCGTGTTCGACTGGGAGCCCACGCTCACCTCCACCGCCGAGCTCATCACCGCACCCCGCGGCACCGACCTGCGCCTCGACGAGAACCGACGCGCGACGCGCGCCGAGCGTCGCAGCGACTACCACGACCGCATGGATGCCAAGGCCGAGGCACGGGCCGAGCTCGATCGCGAGCGCGAGGCCGGCCTCTGGGCCGACGACGAGCCCGTCGACGCCCCCGCGCCGTCGTCGTCCACCTCGGCGGAGGCGGAGGACGACCGGTGA
- the proB gene encoding glutamate 5-kinase, whose translation MTLRTRADIPSAQRIVVKVGSSSISGENAEQIGPLVDALAAAHARGTEVVLVSSGAIATAIPFLSLDGRPTDLATQQAAAAVGQNVLMWRYQTSLDRYGVLAGQVLLTAGDLENATPRSNAQRAMDRLLALRILPIVNENDTVATHEIRFGDNDRLAALVAELIGADLLVLLSDVDALYTKPPHLDGAERIEHVPFGDELAGIEIGSVGRAGVGTGGAETKVSAARIAASSGAAVLITATPLVAQALGGEHVGTWFESAPERHTADEAVPLA comes from the coding sequence GTGACGCTGCGCACCCGCGCCGACATCCCGTCGGCGCAGCGCATCGTCGTGAAGGTCGGCTCCTCGTCGATCAGCGGTGAGAACGCCGAGCAGATCGGTCCGCTCGTCGACGCGCTCGCAGCCGCGCACGCGCGCGGCACCGAGGTCGTGCTCGTCTCGTCCGGAGCGATCGCGACCGCGATCCCGTTCCTCAGCCTCGACGGGCGCCCGACCGACCTCGCAACCCAGCAGGCAGCGGCGGCCGTCGGGCAGAACGTGCTCATGTGGCGCTACCAGACGAGTCTCGACCGATACGGCGTGCTCGCCGGACAGGTGCTGCTGACCGCCGGCGACCTCGAGAACGCGACGCCGCGCTCGAACGCGCAGCGGGCCATGGATCGTCTGCTCGCGCTGAGGATCCTGCCGATCGTCAACGAGAACGACACCGTCGCGACCCACGAGATCCGGTTCGGCGACAACGACCGGCTCGCGGCCCTGGTCGCCGAGCTCATCGGCGCCGACCTGCTCGTGCTGCTCTCCGACGTCGACGCGCTCTATACGAAGCCGCCCCACCTCGACGGTGCCGAGCGCATCGAGCACGTGCCCTTCGGCGACGAGCTGGCCGGAATCGAGATCGGATCGGTCGGACGCGCAGGCGTGGGCACCGGGGGAGCCGAGACGAAGGTGTCCGCGGCGCGCATCGCTGCGAGCTCCGGCGCGGCCGTGCTCATCACGGCGACGCCGCTGGTCGCGCAGGCCCTCGGCGGCGAGCACGTCGGCACCTGGTTCGAGTCGGCCCCCGAACGTCACACGGCCGACGAAGCGGTACCGCTCGCCTAG
- a CDS encoding glutamate-5-semialdehyde dehydrogenase, whose amino-acid sequence MEQPDLDTSVIDARLAAAKEASYRLARATTAEKDAALERIASDLRARAAEVIEANGLDLEAGRAAGLGEGLLDRLALDARRIDALADAVLDVIGLTDPIGETLSGRTLPSGVRIDQIRVPLGVVGAIYEARPNVTIDIAVLALKSGNAVVLRGGTAAEQTNRVLVDVLREALDAVGLPAEAVQTVDDFGRAGARHLMQARDYVDVLIPRGSAGLIRAVVDEARVPVIETGAGVVHMFLDASAPEQWAVELVHNAKVQRPSVCNALETVLVHQDAAQRLLPAVLDRLTDAGVTIHADERVRAIRPDVLPVTDEDFATEHMSLDISVAVVDSLDDALEHIRRFSTKHTESIVTNDLSNAERFLNEVDSAAVMVNASTRFTDGAEFGFGAEVGISTQKLHARGPMGLPELTSTKWIVRGAGHVRA is encoded by the coding sequence ATGGAGCAGCCCGACCTCGACACGTCCGTGATCGACGCCCGGCTCGCCGCGGCGAAAGAGGCGTCCTACCGCCTCGCGCGCGCGACGACCGCCGAGAAGGACGCGGCGCTCGAGCGCATCGCGTCGGATCTGCGGGCGCGTGCCGCTGAGGTCATCGAGGCGAACGGGCTCGACCTCGAGGCAGGTCGTGCGGCGGGTCTCGGCGAGGGGCTGCTCGATCGCCTCGCGCTCGACGCGCGCCGCATCGACGCCCTGGCCGACGCGGTGCTCGACGTCATCGGCCTGACCGATCCGATCGGCGAGACGCTGTCCGGCCGCACGCTCCCGAGCGGCGTGCGCATCGACCAGATCCGGGTGCCGCTCGGCGTGGTCGGCGCCATCTACGAGGCTCGGCCGAACGTCACGATCGACATCGCCGTGCTCGCGCTGAAGAGCGGCAACGCCGTGGTCCTGCGCGGAGGCACCGCGGCAGAGCAGACCAACCGGGTGCTCGTCGACGTGCTCCGCGAGGCGCTCGACGCCGTCGGGCTTCCCGCCGAGGCCGTGCAGACCGTCGACGACTTCGGTCGAGCCGGCGCGCGACACCTCATGCAGGCCCGCGACTACGTCGACGTCCTGATCCCGCGGGGGAGTGCCGGCCTCATCCGCGCCGTCGTCGACGAGGCGCGCGTACCCGTCATCGAGACGGGCGCGGGTGTCGTGCACATGTTCCTCGATGCCTCGGCCCCCGAGCAATGGGCCGTCGAGCTCGTGCACAACGCGAAGGTGCAGCGCCCGAGCGTGTGCAACGCGCTCGAAACCGTGCTCGTCCATCAGGATGCCGCGCAGCGCCTGCTTCCGGCGGTGCTCGACCGGCTCACGGACGCCGGCGTGACGATCCACGCCGACGAACGGGTGCGCGCGATCCGCCCCGACGTGCTTCCGGTCACCGACGAGGACTTCGCCACCGAGCACATGAGCCTCGACATCTCCGTCGCGGTCGTCGACTCGCTCGACGATGCGCTCGAGCACATCCGTCGTTTCTCGACGAAGCACACCGAATCCATCGTGACGAACGACCTCTCGAACGCCGAGCGGTTCCTCAACGAGGTCGACTCCGCGGCCGTCATGGTCAACGCGTCGACCAGGTTCACCGACGGCGCGGAGTTCGGGTTCGGAGCCGAGGTCGGCATCTCGACGCAGAAGCTGCACGCGCGCGGCCCGATGGGGCTTCCGGAGCTCACGAGCACCAAGTGGATCGTGCGCGGCGCCGGGCACGTGCGAGCGTGA
- the nadD gene encoding nicotinate-nucleotide adenylyltransferase, giving the protein MTEAERRRPRVGVMGGTFDPIHHGHLVAASEVAQSLDLDEVVFVPTGQPSYKSNVTQAEHRYLMTVIATASNPRFTVSRVDIDRAKPTFTIDTLRDLRRERSDADLFFITGADAIAQILSWKDVSELWDLAHFVAVSRPGHVLSVRGLPEQDVSLLEVPALAISSTDCRERVRRGFPVWYLVPDGVVQYISKHHLYRSVA; this is encoded by the coding sequence GTGACCGAGGCTGAGCGGCGCCGACCGCGTGTCGGGGTGATGGGCGGCACGTTCGACCCGATCCACCACGGTCACCTCGTGGCGGCGAGCGAGGTCGCCCAGTCGCTCGATCTCGACGAGGTCGTGTTCGTGCCGACCGGGCAGCCGAGCTACAAGTCGAACGTCACGCAGGCAGAGCACCGCTATCTCATGACGGTGATCGCAACGGCCTCGAATCCGCGGTTCACCGTGAGCAGGGTCGACATCGACCGCGCCAAGCCGACCTTCACCATCGACACCTTGCGCGACCTGCGTCGCGAACGCTCCGACGCAGACCTCTTCTTCATCACGGGTGCAGACGCCATCGCGCAGATCCTCTCGTGGAAGGACGTCTCGGAGTTGTGGGATCTCGCCCACTTCGTTGCTGTGAGTCGGCCGGGACATGTGCTGTCCGTTCGCGGATTGCCGGAGCAAGACGTAAGCTTGCTCGAAGTCCCGGCTCTGGCGATCTCGTCGACCGATTGCCGGGAAAGGGTGCGCCGGGGTTTCCCGGTGTGGTACTTGGTGCCCGATGGGGTCGTCCAGTACATCTCCAAGCACCATCTTTATCGGAGTGTCGCATGA
- the rsfS gene encoding ribosome silencing factor, with product MTASDQALDALALAARAADSKGGDDLVALDVSGPLPFADVFLLVNGNSERNVVAIADEIEDTLREAGISTLRREGHSTGRWILLDFGDLVVHVFHPEDRLYYGLERLWLDCPAVPVAPLLAG from the coding sequence ATGACCGCATCCGACCAGGCACTCGACGCCCTCGCCCTCGCAGCACGCGCGGCGGACTCCAAGGGCGGTGACGACCTCGTCGCGCTCGATGTCTCAGGGCCGCTGCCGTTCGCGGACGTGTTCCTCCTCGTGAACGGCAACTCCGAACGCAACGTCGTCGCGATCGCCGATGAGATCGAGGACACCCTGCGCGAGGCCGGCATCTCGACGCTGCGCCGCGAGGGCCACAGCACCGGCCGCTGGATCCTGCTCGACTTCGGCGATCTCGTGGTGCACGTCTTCCACCCCGAAGACCGCCTGTACTACGGCCTCGAGCGACTCTGGCTCGACTGCCCGGCCGTGCCCGTGGCGCCGCTCCTGGCGGGCTGA
- a CDS encoding TMEM175 family protein produces MHARTERGLDRLVNFSDATVAIAITLLILPLVDLAGDLEGARFDEFAAENFGAFIAFVVTFAVIGRFWVIHHRVFESVRDYSARLVWVNMLWLASIVFLPFAANAVSSMDTDNGSFDAVYIATMFVTTTAMLLIEIELLRHPELIDEDAAFDLGRTVAVLAVLVIAGVLAYLVPAVGMLWVLLLFAAPLVTHVLHRVSPALRPRPSSGDADG; encoded by the coding sequence ATGCACGCGAGAACCGAACGCGGCCTCGACCGCCTGGTGAACTTCTCCGACGCGACCGTCGCGATCGCGATCACCCTCCTGATCCTGCCGCTCGTCGATCTGGCGGGCGATCTCGAGGGAGCCCGGTTCGACGAGTTCGCGGCCGAGAACTTCGGCGCGTTCATCGCCTTCGTGGTCACGTTCGCCGTCATCGGACGGTTCTGGGTCATCCACCATCGCGTGTTCGAGTCAGTACGCGACTACTCGGCGCGTCTCGTCTGGGTCAACATGCTCTGGCTGGCCAGCATCGTGTTCCTGCCCTTCGCCGCCAATGCGGTGTCGTCGATGGACACCGACAACGGCAGCTTCGACGCGGTCTACATCGCCACGATGTTCGTGACCACGACGGCGATGCTGCTCATCGAGATCGAACTGCTGAGGCATCCAGAGCTCATCGACGAAGATGCGGCATTCGACCTGGGCCGCACCGTCGCCGTGCTCGCCGTGCTGGTGATCGCGGGCGTGCTGGCGTACCTGGTGCCGGCGGTCGGCATGCTGTGGGTGCTGCTGCTCTTCGCCGCACCGCTCGTCACGCACGTGCTGCACCGGGTGTCGCCGGCGCTGCGCCCGCGGCCGTCGTCCGGTGACGCCGACGGCTGA
- a CDS encoding Lrp/AsnC family transcriptional regulator produces the protein MTEHAAHHGEAIDSIDRRIVAELSRDGRLSVRTLAERVHISRTAAHNRVQHLVDRGVITGFGAKIDRTSIGLRISALVVVRTAPDADWEAVASRLAELPFVEKVQAVSGDIDLMLTVSAPDHDQLSQAILRDIHVMPGVVSTRSHQILAEFDGRPPAQSLDIWRA, from the coding sequence ATGACCGAGCATGCGGCACACCATGGCGAGGCGATCGACAGCATCGATCGTCGCATCGTCGCGGAACTCAGCCGCGACGGCCGGCTTTCGGTGCGAACGCTCGCAGAACGCGTCCACATCTCCCGCACCGCCGCGCACAATCGCGTGCAGCACCTCGTCGACCGCGGCGTCATCACAGGGTTCGGCGCCAAGATCGATCGCACGTCGATCGGCCTGCGCATCTCGGCGTTGGTCGTCGTGCGCACGGCACCCGACGCGGACTGGGAAGCCGTCGCGTCGCGCCTCGCCGAACTGCCCTTCGTCGAGAAGGTGCAGGCCGTCTCCGGCGACATCGATCTCATGCTGACGGTCAGCGCACCCGATCACGATCAGCTGAGCCAGGCCATCCTCCGCGACATCCACGTGATGCCCGGGGTCGTCTCGACCCGATCCCACCAGATCCTCGCCGAATTCGACGGGCGGCCCCCGGCGCAGTCGCTGGACATCTGGCGTGCGTGA